A genomic window from Nitrososphaerota archaeon includes:
- a CDS encoding PqqD family protein, whose protein sequence is MVNQAIIDFWRSCNGKRKITELVDIFAQKTGMQRSQVEKEVIQLIGQLRDGGLVIIPQPEAPNVQFRK, encoded by the coding sequence TTATGGTAAATCAGGCAATCATTGACTTTTGGCGATCATGCAATGGTAAGAGAAAGATCACTGAACTAGTCGATATATTTGCACAAAAAACCGGAATGCAAAGATCTCAAGTTGAAAAAGAAGTAATCCAATTAATTGGTCAGCTTCGAGATGGCGGACTCGTTATAATACCGCAGCCAGAAGCACCAAACGTTCAATTCAGAAAATAA